A single window of Oncorhynchus clarkii lewisi isolate Uvic-CL-2024 chromosome 10, UVic_Ocla_1.0, whole genome shotgun sequence DNA harbors:
- the LOC139419572 gene encoding uncharacterized protein: MPPLPLDERIVVIQRPKNLALPGSSPQPHSHITAHSNKLLSRPSHPHPPQSYPNPPSSNSLSLECKRRSSAHLQKAKVDKAIVSEGTRHTPSHCHSNGTVTLGPSPHQHTHTIDIKLSVNKGTKGGGQSNSLVRSGSVKGSKKRVSLRLDPGYGEKNTGGTSGKPGGAVQQLQNHPQNQRQALPGSHHQNNLSVSPGGVLEFVPSQRQQSKSRREKVQNVSSKVCSASFPPRGAREVPYVGNKENSKLGPVHQNPNPHSLPGHHNSVPVPHAAVLNSHYPVPPPSHHPRAPTSFQQPLNQSRPSRGRDHRPQILHGLPLSPCSSRGGFPSPDHTCTIDFSHPFSCGCWKLVRCRGARGRSAGCQRGGGSPSSSFSCGHGHGVVGVNHRGGAAMGLRTLGGCLSTASTTNTSSSNSTVSDCRTGLLRPLRCASCSGEAGAFESPAAFHKKLVGGCLPCTPLSSSAPLRALQSCVSGCNPKASQAGSSTCSYCSSDPIVVTFNPRRGKPPGMGRGVGAGPPMGVFPADDDDYSVRTIWPEELAKKMTGSKTQQNQQSCAGMGMGVGKTSVDQNQNSSNGTSPVTLDCRNLLEFTRNQITDHAGRRRLQQGKMAVLDFIGSGPGRDPDQDSLKRLWNKGGESGKVDGMGQEGNITYPRTPSPRTPSPQSPPSFSPPPSAPSTLLKPKPRQRDADGRHSLPSAQSLHLVLNSLNREQDEESGRVHLTLPLSSSLPASLSDENGMTPDVENAVVSPILPFLFLGNERDAQDLDLLLRLNIGYVVNVTTHLPLYHLGSGLVRYKRLPATDNSKQNLRQYFEEVFEFIEEAHQSGRGVLIHCQAGVSRSATIVIAYLMKHTLMTMTDAYKYVRGRRPVVSPNLNFMGQLLEFERDLNSGVTPRILTPKLSGLETQV, encoded by the exons ATGCCTCCACTCCCTCTTGACGAGCGCATAGTGGTTATTCAGCGCCCTAAAAACTTGGCCCTACCTGGGTCCTCCCCACAGCCCCACTCCCATATAACAGCCCATAGCAACAAACTTCTCTCCCGCCCTTCTCATCCCCACCCTCCTCAGTCCTACCCCAATCCTCCCTCCTCGAACTCACTGTCTTTGGAATGCAAGCGCAGATCATCAGCCCATCTGCAGAAAGCCAAGGTCGACAAGGCCATTGTCTCAGAGGGTACCAGACACACCCCTAGCCACTGTCACAGCAACGGGACAGTGACTCTTGGCCCTagtccacaccaacacacacatacgatCGACATCAAGTTATCTGTGAACAAAGGAACAAAAGGAGGGGGGCAGAGCAACTCTCTAGTTCGCAGTGGGAGTGTGAAGGGGAGCAAAAAAAGGGTTTCGTTGCGCTTGGATCCAGGATACGGGGAGAAAAACACTGGAGGAACATCAGGGAAGCCTGGAGGAGCAGTGCAGCAACTCCAAAACCACCCACAGAACCAGAGACAAGCCTTACCAGGCAGTCACCATCAGAATAATCTGTCTGTGTCCCCGGGAGGAGTCTTAGAGTTTGTCCCATCTCAGAGACAGCAGTCCAAGTCCAGAAGAGAGAAGGTGCAGAACGTGTCCTCCAAAGTCTGCTCTGCCAGCTTCCCCCCCAGAGGTGCCCGGGAAGTGCCCTACGTGGGTAACAAAGAGAATTCCAAACTGGGACCTGTCCATCAAAACCCCAACCCCCACAGCCTGCCCGGCCACCACAACTCTGTCCCTGTGCCCCATGCCGCTGTTCTAAACTCCCACTAccctgtcccccctccctcccaccacccCCGTGCTCCTACCTCGTTTCAGCAACCCCTCAACCAGTCTCGTCCATCCCGCGGCAGGGACCATCGTCCTCAGATCCTCCACGGcctacccctctccccctgttcCTCCCGTGGAGGTTTTCCCAGCCCAGACCACACCTGTACCATCGACTTCTCCCATCCCTTCAGCTGTGGCTGCTGGAAGCTGGTCCGCTGCAGGGGGGCCAGGGGACGTTCTGCTGGATgccagaggggtggggggagtccgtcttcctctttctcctgtgGCCACGGCCACGGGGTTGTAGGTGTGAACCACAGAGGGGGCGCAGCAATGGGATTAAGAACTCTTGGGGGATGTTTGTCCACAGCCTCCACCACCAACACCTCATCCTCCAACAGCACTGTGTCGGACTGCCGCACGGGCTTGCTCAGACCCCTGCGATGTGCCTCCTGCTCCGGGGAGGCTGGCGCCTTTGAGAGTCCTGCTGCATTCCACAAAAAACTGGTGGGGGGATGCCTGCCCTGTACCCCACTATCCTCCTCAGCCCCGCTGCGAGCCTTACAGAGTTGTGTGAGTGGCTGCAACCCCAAAGCCAGTCAGGCCGGCAGCTCTACCTGCAGCTATTGTAGCAGCGACCCTATAGTTGTCACCTTCAACCCCCGTCGGGGCAAGCCCCCTGGTATGGGCAGGGGTGTAGGGGCAGGGCCCCCCATGGGAGTATTCCccgctgatgatgatgattacaGCGTGCGCACAATCTGGCCTGAGGAGCTGGCGAAAAAGATGACCGGGTCTAAAACCCAACAGAACCAGCAGAGCTGTGCAGGGATGGGGATGGGAGTGGGGAAGACAAGTGTGGATCAGAACCAAAACAGCAGCAACGGAACCAGCCCTGTCACCCTGGACTGTAGGAACCTATTGGAGTTCACCCGGAATCAGATAACAGACCACGCTGGCCGACGCCGGCTTCAGCAGGGCAAGATGGCCGTCCTAGATTTTATTGGGTCTGGGCCTGGGCGAGATCCAGACCAGGACTCCCTAAAGAGGCTCTGGAACAAAGGTGGGGAGTCAGGCAAGGTGGATGGCATGGGGCAGGAAGGCAATATTACATACCCTCGCACCCCTTCCCCCCGCACCCCCTCTCCCcaatcccctccctccttctcacccCCACCGTCAGCTCCCAGCACTCTCCTCAAACCCAAacccagacagagagatgcagaCGGACGCCATTCCCTCCCCTCCGCCCAGTCCCTTCACCTGGTCCTCAACTCACTCAACAGAGAGCAGGACGAAGAGAGCGGCAGAG TGCACCTCACTCTGCCGCTCTCCTCCTCGCTACCGGCTTCCCTGTCAGATGAGAATGGGATGACCCCTGACGTGGAGAATGCGGTGGTCAGCCCCATCCTACCCTTCCTCTTCCTGGGCAACGAGAGGGATGCCCAGGACCTGGACCTGCTGCTGCGACTCAACATCGGCTACGTGGTCAACGTCACCACACACCTGCCCCTCTACCACCTCGGCTCCGGCCTGGTACGCTACAAACGGCTACCGGCTACCGACAACAGCAAGCAGAACCTACGACAGTACTTTGAGGAGGTGTTTGAGTTCATCG AGGAGGCTCACCAGAGTGGGCGAGGAGTGTTGATTCACTGTCAAGCGGGCGTGTCCCGTTCGGCAACCATCGTCATCGCCTACCTGATGAAGCACACCCTTATGACCATGACTGATGCCTACAAGTATGTGCGTGGCCGTCGTCCTGTGGTGTCTCCCAACCTCAACTTCATGGGTCAGCTACTGGAGTTTGAGAGGGACCTCAACTCCGGGGTCACTCCTCGCATCCTGACCCCCAAACTCAGCGGCCTGGAGACCCAGGTCTGA